The following are encoded in a window of Brachyhypopomus gauderio isolate BG-103 unplaced genomic scaffold, BGAUD_0.2 sc360, whole genome shotgun sequence genomic DNA:
- the LOC143505040 gene encoding neuroligin-2-like — protein MTSQRSCSPPAGFLSTGDQSAKGNYGLLDQIQALRWLNENIGHFGGDHQRITIFGSGAGASCVNLLILSHHSEGLFQRAIAQSGSAISSWSVNYRPFMYTNILAKKVGCSYGDTADLVDCLRRKSFRELVDQDIQPARYHIAFGPVVDGDVVPDDPEILMQQGEFLNYDILLGVNQGEGLKFVDDSEGEDGISAASFDYTISNFVDNLYGYPDGKDILRETIKFMYTDWADRDNADMRRKTLLALFTDHQWVAPAVATAKLHAEFQSPVYFYTFHHHCQTEARPEWADAAHGDEIPYVFGVPMVGATDLFPCNFSKNDVMLSAVVMTYWTNFAKSGDPNIPVPQDTKFIHTKPNRFEEVIWPKFSSKDKQYLHVGLKPRVRDNYRANKVAFWLELVPRIHSIGEIPAPTTRLPPGGGHRTGWKNPGPGSGTRSTRHPVISTYPPDPEPEGSERPRVSPFPDATRDYSTELSVTVAVGASLLFLNVLAFAALYYKRDKRHELLQRRHRRLSPQRGAGPASGIVGAPPHNDLALSQEEELMSLQMKQQRVELDHGTPLTPRGLHSDLEPLRPPVCPPDYTLALRRAPEDVPLMTANTLSMIPSTITGMQPLHAFNTYPPAPAPGSSHSNSALPYQHSTTRV, from the exons ATGACCTCTCAACGGTCTTGCTCTCCTCCTGCAGGTTTCTTAAGCACTGGAGACCAGTCCGCCAAAGGCAACTACGGCCTGCTGGACCAGATCCAGGCGCTACGCTGGCTGAACGAAAACATCGGCCACTTCGGCGGCGACCACCAGAGGATCACCATCTTCGGCTCCGGCGCCGGGGCCTCCTGTGTCAACCTGCTCATCCTGTCCCACCACTCCGAAG GTTTGTTCCAGAGGGCCATCGCCCAGAGTGGTTCAGCCATCTCCAGCTGGTCCGTCAACTACCGCCCGTTCATGTACACCAACATCCTGGCCAAGAAGGTGGGCTGTAGCTATGGAGACACGGCCGACCTGGTGGACTGCTTGCGGAGGAAGAGCTTCCGTGAGCTGGTGGACCAGGACATCCAACCCGCACGCTATCACATCGCCTTCGGACCCGTGGTGGATGGAGACGTGGTGCCAGATGACCCCGAGATCCTGATGCAGCAG GGTGAGTTCCTAAACTACGACATCCTCTTGGGCGTGaaccagggggaggggcttaagTTTGTGGACGACAGCGAAGGAGAAGACGGAATCTCTGCCGCCTCGTTCGATTACACCATATCCAACTTTGTGGACAACCTTTATGGATACCCAGATG gTAAAGACATCCTGCGCGAGACCATAAAGTTCATGTACACGGACTGGGCCGACCGCGATAACGCAGACATGCGCCGCAAGACGCTGCTTGCGCTCTTCACCGACCACCAGTGGGTGGCGCCAGCCGTGGCCACGGCCAAGCTGCACGCCGAGTTCCAGTCGCCCGTCTACttctacaccttccaccaccacTGCCAGACGGAGGCGCGGCCCGAGTGGGCGGACGCGGCGCACGGGGACGAAATCCCCTACGTCTTCGGCGTCCCCATGGTGGGAGCCACCGACCTCTTCCCGTGCAACTTCTCCAAGAATGACGTCATGCTCAGTGCTGTGGTCATGACCTACTGGACCAACTTTGCAAAGAGCGG TGACCCGAACATCCCCGTGCCCCAGGACaccaagttcatccacaccaagcCCAACCGCTTCGAAGAGGTCATCTGGCCCAAGTTCAGCTCCAAGGACAAGCAGTACCTGCACGTGGGCCTGAAGCCGCGCGTGCGTGACAACTACCGGGCCAACAAGGTGGCCTTCTGGCTGGAGCTCGTGCCCCGCATACACTCCATAGGTGAGATCCCCGCCCCCACCACCCGCCTGCCCCCCGGCGGGGGTCACCGCACCGGCTGGAAGAACCCGGGGCCGGGCTCGGGCACCCGCTCCACACGCCACCCGGTGATCTCCACCTACCCACCCGACCCAGAGCCGGAGGGCTCGGAGCGGCCGCGAGTGTCTCCGTTCCCGGACGCCACGCGGGACTACTCGACAGAGCTGAGTGTGACGGTGGCGGTGGGCGCCTCGCTCCTCTTCCTCAACGTGCTGGCCTTCGCCGCGCTCTACTACAAACGCGACAAACGCCACGAGCTGCTCCAGCGCCGACACCGCCGCCTGTCACCCCAGAGAGGCGCCGGCCCCGCCTCCGGGATTGTGGGAGCTCCGCCCCACAACGACCTGGCCCTCAGCCAGGAGGAGGAGCTCATGTCCCTGCAGATGAAGCagcagagggtggagttggaccACGGCACGCCCCTGACTCCGCGCGGCCTCCACAGCGACCTGGAGCCGCTTCGCCCGCCCGTGTGCCCGCCGGACTACACCCTGGCACTGAGGCGGGCTCCCGAAGACGTGCCCCTCATGACGGCCAACACCTTGTCCATGATCCCCAGCACCATCACGGGCATGCAGCCCCTCCACGCCTTCAACACCTACCCCCCCGCCCCCGCGCCTGGGTCCAGCCATAGCAACAGTGCCCTGCCCTACCAGCACTCCACCACCCGCGTATAG